Genomic DNA from Oreochromis aureus strain Israel breed Guangdong linkage group 13, ZZ_aureus, whole genome shotgun sequence:
aaatcagtcacaaattttaaaaagaaaaaaaaaccctcagtaAAACGATACAAATATTTAGATTAATAATAAATAGGAAATAAgtcaaatacatatttttaagaATATATTAAAATACCTAAAATTAGGAAGTGGAACATGCTTCATAAAAGACAAGGTGTGTACAGTGCACAGTGGGGTTTGATTTATCTAATCAGAAATCAAAGTGCtttcaataaataattttggGTCTTAGGATTTTAAAcacaatacaaaaatacattgaCAGTGAAACAGACGCAGAACACAACATGTAAAATAAgagttgtttctttttgttcttggCTACTCTGACCCACTGTGAGAGTGTGGGTCTGTCTACAGCAGTGGGTTGCGTGAGGGCTCCCATAATTTGCTTGCCAGCTGCCTGCAGTGCTGGAGGATGATCTCAGTGGGGATGACTCCCAGATGAACTGTTAGGAGCTCGTAGCATTTCACTGGCTCGCCCGGGTGATTCTTACTGTAGTACCGAATCAGCTTCCTGCAACACGTATCGCTTTGTTTAGTCAGGAgaacaaattaaagaaaaatatttctatCACACTAGGTTGGTTACCTGTAGTAATCCCGAGCAAGCATCCCGATGGGGGCGGAGTCATCAGGCATGATGGGTATGTCTTTTGCCTCCAACTTGAAGCCCTGATTGAGGAGGTATACAAATTGAATTAtaagcttttttcctgtttcaggcTGTTAAATTTCTTTTATGGATAACAGAACAAAGTATAGCAGTGACTTAcagtttcattttcaaaccacagAAAGTAGCAGAAGTAGAAATCTCCATCACGTAATGTTAGAGTGGAGTAACCCTTCTGAAGATAGTGCCGTGTTGTGCCGACCAGGCTCCACATCTTCAGTATGgattagaaaaaagaaatgacaaaaatacGCATACTGTGATTATCCACACACTGTCTTATGCACAGCCTAATGTACAATGAACTTGAGGCTACAGATAGCTGGCCTAAGTTATCACAAACACTAGGAAACAGTCGACACATAAACTTACCaccacacataaaacaaaactctgTACGTGTTTGACTTCAGATGTATAAAAAGCAAAGTGTAAAACACAGTTTCACAGGTTTCGGTGTGTACAAATATCACTTGATCGTGTACAGTAATTTGTTACCAGTTTGGCTAACAAGACTCGCTGTAATGAGAAATCGTTATAAACTAACATTATACACCGTGTGAAAATCTTGAGCAACCACCTAGTTCTTCATGTTTTGCTTCCAAGAAGTCAGACTTTGTCATTTTTTGAGTAATAggtctccaggctttctgaaggtctttcaaagtttttctttgataTTCGCTGCCTTTTCACCAATTTTCAATTCAGTCCTTgcacctgaccattttcagagggatataaaaaaggcacctaacacAAAAGGGGAATTAATGTTGTGTCTAGACGTAACAGAAAACTTAGCAAAAGGCTTACTTCAAATTCCTTACTACCtttggcactttgttactagcagcctgttccacaaacacacagttggctaacatttctttagttgagtCTAGGAAAAATGCCAAAAGATAAGATAGCTTGATagacataaaatagtatttttttaaccaacaATGTGATTCCTAAaaagctattagctgaaaacttgtcATATCCttaaaaatgtaactgaaaactgaacaagtgaaggacaaaaaagaaatggcaggcctaaaacacagcagatgaacagtatgtGAAAGTCATACCCTTAAGAAATGGAAAACATTCctgcaaagacctgacacagcaACTGAGAAATGCATCTGACCGTTAGGTCTACTGTTCATTGAAGAGAGAAATTGACTGAAGTAGTGCAACAGATCTTATGGAGTGACAAattcaaatttgaaattttttgTTCAAATAATCATCAGTATGTACAGAGATGAGACGAGTAGAACAGTCGAGTGTCTACAGTTATCTGTAAAagacagtggaggctctgtcatgggaTTTTGTCAAAACTGACTGAGCTATGAACACAGACAGTACTGgcagattttgatccactatGAAATACCATCTGATTGCCAAcaccagcatgacaatgatcccaaacacactgcccaTACAGCAAAAGCATAACTgggtagaaaaacacacaatgtaaCACTGTagccatggattggcctccccagagttgagacctcaacattattaaagTGTTGGATCATCTTGACAGCAAAGAGAGCAAaaggcagccaaagaaaagctctGGATGTCcatcaagaagcctggagaattaTTCCTGAAAATTACTTAAAAGCTTGCTTAGGAAAGTTCAgcctgtgttgaagaataagaTGCTTGATATACTCTATTTCCATCTATGTTTGGACACATTCCAATAAATCAATTAACCCGTTTCCTATTTTCCCACcaaaatagaaagaaatgaGGAGGAGGCTACTGACTTCTATACTTTACCCCAAAATAAATAAGATGTAGTTCTAGTTTTAGAGACCTTGTTTTTGATATACTGAGCCACTGGTCCCTTCCCCAGCTCAGACGTGGTCCGCTCTGTGATGCTGAGCGATGGCGCTATCATTTGTCCGCTTGATCGGTCCACACAGATAAAATGGATGAGGCCTGGGAAATCCTCCAGGTAAGTGAGATTAATCAGTTAAGATTAATACACTCAGCATAACAacaggtttgttttttgggttttttaggTGTATGCATGTTGTTAAAAaccataaaaatacaaaatagacTTTTACAAATATTACAAATTCTGCTTTGTAGAAAAAATTGCACAGAAATTAGACAAAACAGGATGTCACAGAGTTGCTGCACTGAGAGGATATGAGACCATGGTGATATTCCTCTTGCTTTTCACTAACAGGAAGTCCTTCCAGTCCATCAGTTTCTCCCTTAGAGAGtgagacaaagaagaagataGGAGGACAAAGaggatacagagaaaacaatgaagGACGAGGCTGCAcggtgtcaaaataaaaaaatgaattcgAGTTGGCAAACCTAAAATATAACAAGGAAAATAGTAGCTGACAGACACTCACTGCACCATGGTCTGGGCTCGTTCTTGCAGGCCAGGGGAGAGACGGCGAGGAGTGTCGTCTGGACCAGAGTCAGACAGAAAACACTGTCGGTATATGCCACACAGTTGGGTCTTCATGTTCTTGCACCACGGGATAAGACTGCAACATAAACAGACATTTAAAGCCTCATAGGGTCATCAAACTGTCTTGCTGTCATTTGGCCAGCAGAGGGCGGTAAGAGACTTACTCTCTGCTGAACCCAGGCCCTCCTCTGGAGAAGGCCCGGTTTTTGAATTCGGTCCAGACATTTTGCAACTGTGAGGACTGGTTAGAAgaagaaaggacaaaaaaaaagatttgattGGATCATGTGCAAAcattctgtgtttctgtgataACAAAGGAGGATTAAAGGAATTAGTATTTTAAAGTCAGTTTTTTGACTTGGGTGTTTGTGGCAAAGGCAGACGAGTGCTGAGGAAGTGTAGAAGAATACAGCCACTCAACACAAAagcacaacaacacacaaaaacaaacctgtATCCCATTCAGTGCCAGGGTTTTAAGGAATTTATCCAGCTTGCTGCGCACTTCATGCATAGGCTGGCCTCTTGTGGAACCTCCTTGGCCTTCATTTAAGCGCTTCTCCAGTTTGGCGAAGGCTTCCAAAAATGTATACACAGACATGGCTACTCCACTGTGTGGAAACTGACACAGATGACacagataaatataaaaaaatgaactgTTTAAACAAGTGAGCAAAAATATATTTAGGTGCTGTGAACACTTCATAGCACAGAGGTTAAATAAATGTATCTACAAATAAGTCAAAAATACTCCCCCTACTGGCCACAAAACCACAATATGTCTGTGCACACATACTGTAAACAAGCAAATTACTGTACATATAGACTGCACGTGACTTGATATGGAGTCACTGATACACACATTGTTTGCTTGTGGGTATTGACAAACCTTAGTTAGCAGCACTAGTGTGATGCCAGGCCACAGTGGGAGACAGTACATGGAGTGAGGCATCATGGGATAGAGGCCATCTTTTTGCGAGACCTCTAAGAAGACTCTGTGAGGGGTTGCTGGATCAGGTGGACAAACTTCTAGAGTACTCAAGCTGTCCTCTGCCATCTGAATacagtgtttttttaaagtcacattGTGTCAGAggtaacacacaaacagaaggcTGTTTACTTTGCTTTCTAATGTATTCTCACCTGGATGTCTGGGTCTACAAACTCAAACACAGGAGTGCTTCCCCTCACTGGCTTTTCTGGTGATgcgaaaaataaagaaataaatgatgAGGAACATGCTCTGCACACTTAATATGACTTCATCTGGTCACAGATACAGTTTGAGAAGTAGGAATCTGCATTTTGTATCTACTCGGTTTTATCCTTGTCTGTTCAAttctgtttgatgatctgaacaCAAAAGCTCTACTCAACAACCCACCTGAACTGCTTGAGTCTTTGTCTGTAGGTGAGGGCTCTGGGGTGTAAAAGCTTTCATGGCCAGAACCAGATGTACTATCAATATCCTTCAGGCAAAGTGCACAGAAACAGAGAATAAACACTCAGTAACAACATGCTTTGTCGGTGCTGTTTGAGAGGCTGTCACCACTTTGTACCTCTGGACTTGGGTCATCCACATCCACGTTGCTAGGATACATATTCTGTGCCATGATGATGAGGGCCAGGAGGTCCGAGGCGCTGAGTGTACTCGCATTGCGACTAGAAAGAAATAGGAGATGCTTGTATCCATTACCATGTTGAattgtaaaaagtaaaaaaggtATGTATGAGTATATGGCCGGTAAGTACAGGTGATATACGAGGAAGTGTGTAAGCTATAAAAATAATGTGACAGGTTTATAGAAACATCTGTACCTGGAGTAGAAAGCGAGCAGTTTGGTGTGAACCAGGATGAAGGCATGCAgcacctcctctcctcctctctctgcgCTGCTGTTGATCTGCTGAACCCGGCGCTCCAGGAACTCGATGCACTGCTCACACAGCGTGGGGTGGATCAGCCTCTCCACCGCCTAAGAGAGTGATGATTGTGATTTTTAAGTaagatattaaaataaaaaagtctaatatatatttttggcaCTCAGTAAAGAGAGGGAAATCTTGTGAACCAatataaacaaagacaaaaactttcagagtttaaaaaagaaagaaagaaaaagtctaTTTTCTAATCTGTACTAAGTGAGAAAGAACCACACCTCCACTAAGAAGCTCTGATCATTCTCTCGGAGGTGGCTGTAGGTCTCCAGCAGACTCTGGAGATGCTTCCACAGTCTCAGCCTTTGCTCCGTGTCCCGGGCGCGCAGTCTGGTGACAAGCAACATATGCTCATACTAAACCTCACGCTGTATTAAAAGCCAATGATAAACAGACAAAATGTCTTACTCTTTCCTGAGGAGGTTCCCACTGAGGGTCACCATGCCAAACAAAACTTCAATCATCTTATTCATCACGTAGATTTTCCTCCTTAgatcctcctccttttcctcgCCGTCTCCATTCACAGCAATGTACAGGCACTCATCAAACTGGAGACACAAAATACCCTAATAAATGTGGTTTTGCCCCAAGCGaatgaatgagctggaaaataaagTGAAGGCGGTTTTCTTCTGCTCTTTGATTTCTCTAAGCGATAAAGGGTTTACACAAGAAAGAGCTAAAAGGCTGCTGACGCTGAGTGGACCTGAAACATGTCAAGTGCTTGGACTCGATAACTGCATCATGCGCGGCAGGAGGATAAAGCCTTAACAAGACTCACATGATAAAACATGCTGCTTCACAGAGACAAAGGCCTGCATTTAGGTGATTGTGCCGTTACTGAAGCCTGATTGCTTTACAGATCAGAAAGCTTCAAACAAGGTCAAGAGAAATTAGAGTCATGGCACAATTTTTAGATAACTTAGGAACTTGTGCAGTGGGTGAAGACAGTTTTTTCTGTGTATGGTGGGTGCTACCTGGTGTAGTACATAGATGTGGTTGTTTTCTGTCGTGAAGGATGTGTAGCTGTCACCCTCTGTCAGCATGGTGCTGAAGGAGATGATGATGGGAGCAAACAGAGTGCTGATGCTGTCCTCAAAGGCCGGAaactgggaaagaaaaaaagcaaacgaTCAACTCATTCTAACACATACAGGAAACAAGTTCATAAGCACGTGCAAAGTGTCTGCTGATTGCAGCTTTCTTCAACTTTACCCCGTGGCCTTCCTCTTGAGACGCTCCATACTGTTCCTGGATATTCTGCTGAAATTCCAAGTCAGTCCAGTAGAAGAGCATTTCAGCACTCTCACTTGCTATCAGCAAGCACTTCATCTGGACTACAGATGCGTTCCTGTCCTGTTTTAATGCGGTGTCCTATTTACTCCAACTTCTCCACATGCATtaggctgtaaaaaaaaaaaaaaaatgttaaaagtactGAGGTGAAAGACATAAAACAGAGTCTGGGGAGGAATTTTGTGAAGCACAAAGGACTGACTTGATACTATTCACACAGCTAAGGCATGCCCACAAGGAAGATGTTAAAATCTTGAAACACGATTAAACAGAATTCAATCCtcagattttcattttattgttcCAGCATTTAGAGCACAAGTCTgagaaatctaaaaaaaaaagaaaagaaaaaagatcacATAATTTTTTCATAAGTATTGATCTGAAAGCTCCCCTAAAGAAACTAATGTCTGTGTAAGCATGCATTTATATTTGATTAGCTTACAGAAGCAGTTCTCAGTGTGCAGGACTGGCCTCCTGATGGACAACCAGGTGACAAGAATATAGAGCAAAATGAATGATATGTTCTTATATTGTTGATGACTGTAACAGGAAATGTTTGAGAACTAGTGACTTATGAAAAGGTTGCCAAGTAGACCCTGACTGATATATTGGTGGGGCCGATATTAGCTATTAGCAAGTATATCGATGTCGGCATTGTAATACCcgaaacacccttcaaccatgGTGCGTTTCCCATTACAGAAAACTTGATCAGGTAGTTCACTCAACGCTGAGTGTATTCACCCTTAGTTAagcatgtgtgtgaataaagaAGGCATTGTCAATGCAAAAACCATCATCAAGTGAAAAATCTCAGTTAATGGAGCTTCAATACCACAATTCAATGTGGTAATAGTCAAATAAAGAGCAAAGCCTCTAGTTTAATACAGGGGAATATGAAGTTAGTCAGTCTGGGTCATGACGCTTATTTTGAAAAACAGGACTGTTTCATGgggctgaaaaaaaaatattgacccatatagatttttaaataaacaaatattgcTACTGCTATTACAGACATTAATGACACTTGTATCTCTGTAGCATCTTTGGTATAAAGATCATGACTAGCCATGAGCTCAGTGACACTGAGTCATTGTAACAGTATTATTATTGTGAATATATTTGCCACAGGAGTAACCGAAAGCAAGGAAATAAGCCTTCTAGGCTGTGTTGCTTCCTGGCCTAAAGTAGGTAGTCTCTGATAGTAAATCAAAGACGATATCCAGGCTCAGAGGCAGGAAAAAAGTAAGATCAGGAGCAGAAATACCAAAATGTCCACCCTTGTTCACAAAGGTCCTTCCCCTCAACAAAAGATTTACATAATGTTTGTAATTGTGGTGAGAGCAACACAGTGAGTGTACAGATCGGGTAACAACAGCTTTGAAATAGAAAGGATCCTTAGGGGCTCAGAGCTTTGAAACATAACAAAcaatattttcttctctttctttttaggttttagctgttttttgtaCATCTAAAGCTTATTTAATTAATATCTCGTGATAGCCAGTTGGGCCAAAACAGttaaaaaggcagaaaaatcTGATTTGCAAAGCTTTTGCAAACCCATAGACTAAAAATGTGCAGTCAGAAACACCTGATGTAACCATGAGCAGCTTATGTTAGTCTTTTTTCATGGAGCTCCGATCCGTGCATTCACATTCCGTGTTTTGCTAAAAACCTTCCCTCTTTTACAAAACTTTTAACTTCCTCCATACACAGTCTGCTGATCACAAACGTAATGACCAAAGTTACAACTCGTGTCACCGCAAATCACTCACACTTTTCTGCGCCGGATAACTCCAGCATCCCAGCCCAGTGTCTCCGTTGTCCTAACAATCAGCCCGCCTCAGTTTTCCGTGGCGTTTGGGGACGTTTTCATAGCGGGTTACAGTTTCAACCCAAGCTGCCTTCTTCCTTCCGCGCTGCAGCGGCACACCAGCGCTCAGTCATGTGACTTCAGGCAGGAAGTTTGCTGGTGTGAAAAGAGCTGGAGCTGTCAAACTATCGGGGAGAGGGGCCCGCGAGACTGCTGCTGTTAAGGAGCTCGTGTGAAGCTCCTTGAAGTGGGTTAGCCCTCAGGGAGCCCGATGATCAGTGAGGCAGGAAAAAGTCATGTGCTGGTGCATAAAGTGGCCCACATGACTAGGGGAGCTATGCTGTGTAATAGTTTGGTATTTGTGGCATGCAGCTGCATGACTGAGACTGAGATTAGTAGCGTACTCGTgcccgctttttttttttttttttttaaatcttggtTTGACATTTAGTGCAAATGTGTTTGCCTGTTGTAGTAAAGCTTCGGGATTTGTAGGGAAGCTTCTCAGAAAATGGCAAATCTTTGCCGTCTACAGgggaaaaatattgaaattaattaattgGATGTattatattgtgtgtgtgtgtgtgtgtgtgtgtgtgtgtgtgtgtgtgtgtgtgtgtgtggggggggggtgtcacAGTGTTTGGCAAATGTATGAAAGTTACATTTATGTGATTAATACTGGCTTAAATATGAGAGGCTGATCAAAAGTCCTCGTGTTCATTCCAAGTCAGACTTTCGCATTTGGAAGCTGTTGCTGTCCACCAAATATAATCCTAGGAGGAGTGActgcaaaatcaaaacagttcCACGAGAGAGCGAGCAGTGCTGAAATCAAAGAAGTTTGCTATATTcagaggggaaaagaaaacactgatgAGCAGCATTAAAACCCCCCAAATCTAACCCGTTCTGGACACCCATGCAAGACAACAGTGTTGGATGATAGCAGGATGCTTTCCATGGTAAAGAAAAAGGCTTTTACAACATCTACCCAGTTTGAGAACACTCCCCAGCTCACCTTTCAGTTCATTCACTATAATGTGCAAATCAGAGATCAGCCTAGAAAAGCCAGATTAGGCTTTTCATACCTAAAAAGCTATTCAACATTTCATCTGGATAGACAGATAAACATGTACATGTACAAAGCCCTTGTAGAACCAAGTCTTGCCACTTGACAGCCATCCTGAAATGTCTCAAAGCACTTATTTAGACACTTATTTTGAAGCGTTGTCACTAaagttttctttaatttaagTGGACTCTTTGGTGTCACAGTTGCATGTATAAAGTCAcccataaaaacatatttataaaaaaaatctaaaaagagTGCTGTTGTTGCTCAAAATGTTTTAAGactttttccccctcctccAGAAGTTATACTTCCACCACCTTTGCTGATCATGTTTTCTATACAATGATGTGACGGGGAAAGCACCTGTTAAACACACTGTGTAATAAGTGTTTATTGACAGAAGAGAGAAGCAGCCTGATAAATTCTGAACTTTGTGCTCAGATTTAGTCAAATGCAGCAGTGCGTTAGAGCACAGATTTAAAGCAAACAGCGATGGCATCACACGAGTTTTTGAAGGTCAGGAAGTGGAATATTAATCCGAATTCTTGATCTTGACCATTTTAAGGTGTATTTTGCTACCTGAAGTCAAAACAACAACTTAAAAAGGCTTGGCAAAGTctcataaaaaacaaacctaTTTCTTTGGTGATCTTCATAGATTCCACACTGCACACAGtcacaaaacattttcatctaAGTAGCTTTATATTTCATACGTGACTTCATAGTATTGTGGTTTGCAACCAAAAGGCCCCCCAGTTCAATCCCTGGAGGAGACAGAAATAATTTTGGtgttgtgtcaggaaggacaGTCGATATAAAAACTCTGTCACATGAAAAAATGTGaagctttttatttaatattatattaatcTGCCAAATTGCTCATGAGTCCCTGAAAACCAGGGACTGGGTTTCAAAATTGCTGCAGTTCTTTAAAGGTTATTGAGGAAACCTTGAAACCTTTTGAATTAAACCAAAAGTCTGCATTTTTGAATCTCATCCTTCTATAGTGGTAATGTGAACGTGTTTTGATAAATGGCTAAAATGAAAAGCCATATCCATGGGCTTTACTCTGCATGCTGAGCAAAGATTTTAGGAGGTGGTCTGCTGGCTtgggtggcatggtggttagcaccaTTGCCTCACAGGTCCTAGTTTAAATCTGCTGGCTCAGGCTTTTCCATCTGGAGTTTCCTCCCATGCCTGAGCGGGTTCTCTCGGGGTTCTCTAACTTACTGCCACACTCCCACAGAAGCATGTTTCtcaggttaattggtgattctaaattggtctAAGGCATGAATATGAGcatgaatggttgtttgtctctctgtgttagccctgtgatagactggtgacttgtccagggtgtacccagcGTCTCACCCAATGACAGCTGACATAGGTTTGAGCCTCCGTGTGACCTGGAATTGGAGAAGCGGAAGAAAGTGAATGGAATGATGGATGAATAGATTAATGTTCGACTTGGTCTAAAACTGATTCTGCAGCATGTAAACACAGTGAACATCCACCTGTTTATCACAGTAGGCACAACAAGTCCTACGACAGACACTTTGTTGTCTAAATCTTTAGATCAGGTTTTCACTCATGCAGGAACCCACTTCGGGAGCGCCAGTTGCCACAGGATTGATATTTACTAGATCTTAGTGCCAGTGAGAATAAAGATGAATAGACCTATAGCGTGATGGAGTGTTTCTAACAAACATGTCAGCTCATCTGTATGTCAAATATTGACGCAGAATATGTTACCAAATAGGTCAAGACCAAAAAAGGAAAGGCATCTTTTCTGGACTGAGTTAATTTTACAGGCCACTGGGTCAGTTTGACTTTGGGGCCAATGCCATTGGGTCAGTGTGAGAAAGAGACTGTAGGACCAGCTTAAATATGCACAAGAACACTTTCAAGCTCTTGGAGGTGCTTTGAACAACCTGGAAAACTTAGGCTGAATGCAAAGTTGGTTTCACGAAATGTTGATTTGAGTATTCTGTTTGATCCATATTGTACgacctaaaaaaaacaaaataaaccaatgtggttttatttttgaaagcatGCTCACTTTTTGTGCCTAAAACCTTTGCAGTAAACAACATATTACACATATCTTCCATATAAAAACATGTTCAACAAATACCATTATGTTTTTCAGAGAAAGGTCTTCAACAAATCTGTGTTATATCATAATATTCAGCACTGTTTGTATGCTTGGCTGCTGAGTGGAGCAAAGAACCATAGTAGgataaatatttatgttttattaacCTTGCTTGGCTCAAAATGGTCCAAAATGCCAAGACTTCTATGTTGCGGGCCAAAATCTAATCTGGTCCATCAGTTTTCTAGGGATCCGGCATCCACAGAAGTCTTACTTAAGCTGTATCCTGTATATACAGAGTAAACATCTAGAAATCCTCAGTGTTTGCTAACAGGGCAAGAGGGCCTTGCATGTCTCAAAATGGATCATGGAGTATAAACAGTGTTAGGTGGGCCTGGGTAGCAGTTACCTCGGCTAAGGAGAGACTGTCACGCAGAAGTGGCTGGACACCATACAGTCCCCCTAAACCACAACAGAATTCGATTTTGTCTGAGGATTTGATGTTCAGCCGTTATTGTCGCAAAGCACGGGTTTATATGAACCAGAGTTTGCCAAACAAAACCATTTCCCCCCATTCAGGTTGATAAGATCCTGTTCTGAGTCTTAGGAAGTTCACTAAGGCCTCACTGTTCCCATTGCCTCGGTCAATTATTGCTTAACCATTTCTTTCAGGGCAGAGGTACTGCGGGTAGTTAACAAATTCAACATGCTTTTCATCAGACAGGcatgcagttttattttctgatccaTATCAATAGGTAGCTGATGTAAGGATATTTCTAACCCGCACTGGCAACTGAGATTTAAAGCAATTTTCTGGAGCGTGCTGCCCAATTTAATCGACTTATCTTGCTCAACTTTAGCatgtctgctctctctctcactttactttgaaaataaaGCATGTTTTCATCTAAccctgtgtatatatatgtgtggcCAACACAGTATAATGAATAAAATTTTCTCTTCAAAGATCCCAGATGAAATGGGCCAGGTGTTAACGAGTCTGGTTTGATTCTTACATGTCAACAATGTCGGGctgtttaaaataaaccacaTGTGAAAGGAGGCTGTTCCTGAAGTTCATTTCTCAGACCAAACATTTCTGCTCCTTACATGAAAGCAAGAAGCTATTTCGCATGAATGGCACAAAATCTAATTCAAGGTATATGCTTTGGATCAGGCTCTTGAAGGGGTGCCAGTGGTAACGACTCCGTGTCAGGAAAGATCAAATTTGCTCGGTGGAGTTTTTCTTGTGTAGGAGAACCCGAAGGAACCTAGATGACGGGCATTTAAACATGGTCCTTTATTTCCCTTCTATACGAGTCTACCAAGCAGATTCCAGTTGTCTATGCATCAGTGCACACTGAGCCAAGTGTGGCTCAGGTTTAGCCTGTCTGGGTCAagctgaggtctggacttttaGTTCATCCTGGCTTCATGTTTCCCATCAGCAGCTGCCTCATGCAGTGACAAGACAGCACTCTTCCCGCTACAAAGACTTGCTCCAGCTGCTTCCACAACTGAGGCCACAGAGTCTAacagtctctgtgtgtgtgtgtgtgtgtgtaaagagcTGATTGAGTGAGTGCACCAACGATGGTAAACTTTAATACTGTGCCTTTGTATTGGGATCACAGTACAAGGGCATTTCTGCTTTGCTTTGTGCTCTAGCGCAAGTATAAATCATATCTTCCaatctctttgtttcttttttctgctcGTCACCATGTGCTCCTGCAGATCTCCGTCATGTCCCGAGAACCGCTGTGGAGTCTGGTTTCACTGCACTTTCACATGATGGGACTTAGCTGTTTGTGCAGACGTAAAACTTCCTCCCAAATCCCCTCTTTAATGCCATAATGAATTTACAGTCAAAGGTTATGGAGTCTGACCTGTAGACAAACTAACATCTGAGTAGGATTACATTCTTTGTTTTAGTGTAGTCTGTGGTGAATTGCTCATttttacaaaagaaaataaagaaagctTTCAACATCTTGGGTATTTTTAGGTCTTTATTATTAATGtaaactttttttgcttttaccaAAAATAATATAGGCACACTTTACATATATAAAATAATGCTCTCCAAATGAAATATGAACATCTCTACATTAACTATAAACACATTCAGAGGATAattattctttatattttacatgtttagACACTTAACCTGCACTTGCTTATCACTGTTCTTAATGGTGTCAGTTTAAAGCTTAAAAGGCGACATGACTAGCTCTCTCGAGGGGACCTTTTCACTGACTGCGGTCTTACTGTTCAGCATAAGTTATAATATTTTGAagtaaaat
This window encodes:
- the hps1 gene encoding Hermansky-Pudlak syndrome 1 protein, yielding MKCLLIASESAEMLFYWTDLEFQQNIQEQYGASQEEGHGFPAFEDSISTLFAPIIISFSTMLTEGDSYTSFTTENNHIYVLHQFDECLYIAVNGDGEEKEEDLRRKIYVMNKMIEVLFGMVTLSGNLLRKELRARDTEQRLRLWKHLQSLLETYSHLRENDQSFLVEAVERLIHPTLCEQCIEFLERRVQQINSSAERGGEEVLHAFILVHTKLLAFYSSRNASTLSASDLLALIIMAQNMYPSNVDVDDPSPEDIDSTSGSGHESFYTPEPSPTDKDSSSSEKPVRGSTPVFEFVDPDIQMAEDSLSTLEVCPPDPATPHRVFLEVSQKDGLYPMMPHSMYCLPLWPGITLVLLTKFPHSGVAMSVYTFLEAFAKLEKRLNEGQGGSTRGQPMHEVRSKLDKFLKTLALNGIQSSQLQNVWTEFKNRAFSRGGPGFSRDLIPWCKNMKTQLCGIYRQCFLSDSGPDDTPRRLSPGLQERAQTMVQEKLMDWKDFLLVKSKRNITMVSYLEDFPGLIHFICVDRSSGQMIAPSLSITERTTSELGKGPVAQYIKNKMWSLVGTTRHYLQKGYSTLTLRDGDFYFCYFLWFENETGFKLEAKDIPIMPDDSAPIGMLARDYYRKLIRYYSKNHPGEPVKCYELLTVHLGVIPTEIILQHCRQLASKLWEPSRNPLL